The Amylolactobacillus amylophilus DSM 20533 = JCM 1125 genome contains a region encoding:
- a CDS encoding ABC transporter ATP-binding protein: protein MTKYIDVRHVNKIYQMGETQIIANKDINFTIDQGELTVILGPSGAGKSTILNILGGMDSPTNGEIYVDGTNIAEMNDRLLTAYRRTDVGFVFQFYNLIPNLTTLENVELASAVTSDALDVTTVLQEVGLGKRLDNFPAQLSGGEQQRVAIARALAKNPKLVLADEPTGALDYETGKQVLKLLQDVSRKQQKTVIIITHNSAIAPMADKVIYINDAQVRKIELNEHPVPVEEIEW, encoded by the coding sequence ATGACAAAATATATTGATGTAAGACATGTGAATAAGATTTACCAAATGGGCGAAACCCAGATAATTGCTAATAAGGATATCAACTTTACGATTGACCAAGGAGAGTTAACGGTGATTCTTGGTCCAAGCGGTGCTGGCAAGTCGACGATTCTCAACATTCTTGGCGGGATGGATTCACCCACGAACGGGGAGATTTATGTCGATGGAACTAATATTGCCGAAATGAACGACCGTTTGCTGACGGCGTATCGCCGGACAGATGTCGGCTTCGTATTTCAATTCTATAACCTGATTCCAAATCTCACGACATTAGAAAATGTGGAGCTGGCCTCCGCGGTCACTAGTGATGCACTCGATGTCACCACTGTTTTACAAGAGGTGGGCCTCGGCAAAAGATTGGATAACTTCCCGGCGCAATTATCGGGTGGTGAGCAACAGCGTGTGGCCATTGCGCGCGCTTTGGCAAAGAATCCGAAGCTGGTACTAGCAGATGAACCGACTGGCGCACTAGATTATGAGACTGGTAAGCAGGTTTTGAAGCTCCTGCAGGATGTGAGTCGCAAGCAGCAAAAAACAGTGATCATTATCACCCACAACTCGGCCATCGCGCCAATGGCCGATAAGGTCATCTACATTAACGACGCACAGGTAAGAAAGATTGAATTAAACGAGCACCCAGTCCCAGTAGAAGAGATTGAGTGGTAA
- a CDS encoding AAA family ATPase yields the protein MRKLFLLRGAPGSGKSSFISRHHLQPYTISQDEIRLLFRNLTYSFDEPSQQLHHIITQEANAETRELVDRLVEGKMARGETVIVDGTHVAPGSIERYQPLADKYHYELFVVDLMEHNTLEGLLSRNEVRVQYHWVKPDVIKKMYDWYEESPTVPEGVISITPNAMDSALAQRERNLFKYNNVYAIPDQVTATNFPGVHISNFYFSFNDDFSRKFGSYRNVINLAKTDAELIAEYKLPFFVFKFHNKHFLISAKPLRNELIGPIKKEKGVWTYSTGLVNILDFMKDFPPNEKQNVHQFNLSNMRRDQVLKIW from the coding sequence GTGCGAAAATTATTTTTATTACGGGGAGCGCCTGGTTCTGGAAAATCGTCCTTCATTTCACGGCACCATTTGCAGCCGTATACTATCTCACAAGATGAAATCAGATTACTCTTTCGGAACTTAACCTACAGTTTCGATGAGCCTAGCCAGCAGTTACACCACATCATCACCCAGGAAGCAAACGCCGAAACAAGGGAACTCGTTGACCGTTTGGTAGAGGGGAAGATGGCTCGTGGTGAAACTGTCATTGTCGATGGCACGCATGTGGCGCCCGGATCAATTGAGCGGTATCAGCCACTGGCCGATAAGTATCACTACGAGCTTTTTGTGGTTGATTTAATGGAGCACAATACGCTTGAGGGACTATTATCCAGAAACGAGGTACGGGTGCAATACCACTGGGTAAAGCCCGATGTCATTAAGAAGATGTATGATTGGTACGAGGAGAGTCCAACAGTTCCGGAGGGTGTAATCTCGATTACACCAAATGCCATGGATAGTGCGCTGGCTCAACGTGAGCGCAATCTGTTTAAGTACAACAACGTCTATGCCATCCCGGATCAGGTTACAGCAACGAACTTTCCTGGGGTGCATATCAGTAACTTCTATTTCTCGTTTAATGACGATTTCTCACGGAAGTTCGGGTCATACCGTAATGTGATTAACTTGGCCAAGACGGATGCAGAATTAATTGCTGAATATAAGCTACCATTCTTTGTTTTTAAGTTTCACAACAAACATTTCTTGATTTCTGCTAAACCGCTCAGAAATGAGCTGATTGGCCCAATCAAAAAAGAGAAGGGTGTCTGGACGTACAGTACAGGGTTAGTCAACATCCTGGATTTTATGAAAGATTTTCCGCCAAACGAGAAGCAGAACGTGCATCAATTTAACCTGTCCAATATGCGCCGCGATCAAGTTCTGAAGATTTGGTAG